From a region of the Triticum aestivum cultivar Chinese Spring chromosome 7D, IWGSC CS RefSeq v2.1, whole genome shotgun sequence genome:
- the LOC123163718 gene encoding uncharacterized protein: MDGIERSDLGSRRGRVDRINALSDDLLVLLLASLGCAAAAARASVLSRRWRGLWTHLRQIVFRGVALPFLEAAVGRVSPAVSLLEIHVPVPVPVLAGRLAWLEPAGIRSLLRAAARTKPEEFVLVLPRRSIQCVIDADLPCFHRATSIVLDSFFLLRVPDGVEFPVLETLSLTGCIVVDLDALLSRCPRLRVFRLKCRVFTPTANT; encoded by the coding sequence ATGGACGGGATCGAGAGGTCAGACCTAGGTAGCCGCCGCGGCCGAGTGGACCGCATCAACGCCCTCTCCGACGACCTGCTGGTCCTCCTCCTCGCAAGCCTCGGCTGCGCCGCCGCAGCGGCTCGCGCCAGCGTCCTCTCCCGCCGGTGGCGTGGCCTCTGGACCCACCTCCGCCAGATCGTCTTCCGCGGCGTCGCGCTCCCCTTTCTTGAAGCAGCGGTCGGCCGCGTGTCTCCGGCGGTTTCCCTTCTCGAAATCCACGTCCCGGTCCCGGTCCCGGTCCTGGCTGGTCGTCTTGCCTGGCTCGAACCGGCGGGGATCCGTTCGCTGCTGCGCGCCGCCGCGCGAACCAAGCCTGAGGAGTTTGTCCTCGTCTTGCCGCGGCGCTCGATACAGTGTGTAATCGACGCCGACCTACCGTGCTTTCACCGTGCCACCTCCATCGTTCTGGACTCGTTCTTCCTCCTCCGCGTGCCGGACGGAGTAGAGTTCCCCGTGCTCGAGACGCTGTCCCTCACGGGCTGCATCGTCGTCGACCTTGACGCTTTGCTCTCCCGCTGCCCCCGCCTGCGCGTGTTCCGGCTCAAATGTCGCGTTTTTACTCCGACAGCGAACACCTGA